In Vagococcus hydrophili, one DNA window encodes the following:
- a CDS encoding DNA/RNA non-specific endonuclease, which produces MNTLDLIEKINKKLINYQEDYSLSEIQLMESEINEDKREPYNIRYTKSLSGKLKPEYLDNTVSSKIDKDVKEKLSNWTTRPTGTEACHIIGRCLGGSNGIQNIFIGTEKLNRKIMWPIEEIMLEEMPLPAFYKVNLIYEENEIFCSYVEITIAPLQNITKTSDGLVSGVKVKIKNM; this is translated from the coding sequence ATGAATACTTTAGATTTAATAGAAAAAATAAACAAAAAATTAATTAATTATCAAGAAGATTATTCGCTATCAGAAATACAACTAATGGAAAGTGAAATTAACGAAGATAAAAGAGAACCTTATAATATCAGATATACAAAATCACTTTCAGGAAAATTAAAACCAGAATATTTAGATAACACAGTTTCTAGTAAAATTGATAAAGATGTAAAAGAAAAGTTAAGTAATTGGACTACACGACCTACCGGGACTGAAGCTTGTCATATCATAGGGAGATGCTTAGGTGGCTCCAATGGGATCCAAAATATTTTTATTGGAACAGAAAAGCTAAATAGAAAAATAATGTGGCCAATAGAGGAAATAATGTTAGAGGAGATGCCACTTCCAGCTTTTTATAAAGTGAATTTAATTTATGAAGAAAATGAAATTTTTTGTAGTTATGTAGAAATCACAATTGCACCATTACAAAACATAACTAAAACAAGTGACGGTTTAGTAAGTGGTGTCAAAGTGAAAATTAAAAATATGTAA